The following are encoded together in the Streptomyces rapamycinicus NRRL 5491 genome:
- a CDS encoding tripartite tricarboxylate transporter permease, protein MDVLNDLMGGFGSAFSPLHLLLAFAGCTLGSLVGVLPGLGPATTVALLLPLTFVFDPTGALVLFAGIYYGGMYGGSTTAILLNVPGETASVPTTLEGHPMARSGRAGAALATAAIGSFVAGTISTVGITFAGPAMAQIAEKIQPAEYFAVMVLAFATVTAVVAEAPARGLCSLFLGLAIGLVGIDSLTGQARYTFGVPELYDGVQIVAVAVGLFAIGEALYTAARMRRAPEEQMLPVGGRIGMSPEDWRRSWKPWLRGTAIGLPIGALPAGGAEIPTFLSYNVEKRLSRHKKEFGKGAIEGVAGPEAANNAAFSGVLMPLLTLGIPTSATAGVLLIAFQMYNVQPGPQLFETQSALVWTLIASLYIGNVMLLVLNLPLIPLWVKLLRLPRPLLTAGILVFAALGVYALSQNAVDLGIAVLFGLLGFGMRRAGYPVAPLILGAVLGPMAETQFRRAMAFSEGDWTIFFTRPLSAAILCLSLIALAGPMAARALRRNREREPEPAG, encoded by the coding sequence ATGGATGTCCTCAACGACCTCATGGGCGGTTTCGGCAGCGCGTTCAGCCCCCTGCATCTGCTGCTGGCGTTCGCGGGCTGCACGCTCGGCTCGCTGGTCGGCGTGCTGCCCGGCCTGGGCCCCGCCACCACGGTGGCGCTGCTCCTCCCGCTCACCTTCGTCTTCGACCCCACCGGCGCGCTGGTGCTCTTCGCGGGCATCTACTACGGCGGGATGTACGGCGGCTCCACCACGGCCATCCTGCTGAACGTGCCCGGCGAGACGGCGTCGGTCCCCACCACCCTGGAGGGTCACCCGATGGCCCGCTCCGGGCGCGCCGGGGCCGCGCTCGCCACGGCCGCCATCGGCTCGTTCGTGGCGGGCACGATCTCCACCGTGGGGATCACCTTCGCGGGCCCGGCCATGGCGCAGATCGCCGAGAAGATCCAGCCCGCGGAGTACTTCGCGGTGATGGTCCTCGCCTTCGCCACGGTCACCGCGGTCGTGGCCGAGGCCCCCGCGCGCGGGCTGTGCAGCCTCTTCCTGGGCCTGGCCATCGGGCTCGTCGGCATCGACAGCCTCACCGGCCAGGCGCGCTACACCTTCGGGGTGCCGGAGCTGTACGACGGCGTCCAGATCGTGGCCGTCGCCGTCGGCCTCTTCGCGATCGGCGAGGCGCTCTACACCGCGGCCCGGATGCGCCGGGCGCCCGAGGAGCAGATGCTCCCGGTGGGCGGCAGGATCGGGATGAGCCCGGAGGACTGGCGCCGGTCCTGGAAGCCGTGGCTGCGGGGTACGGCGATCGGGCTGCCGATCGGCGCCCTGCCCGCGGGCGGCGCGGAGATCCCCACGTTCCTGAGCTACAACGTGGAGAAGCGGCTGTCCCGGCACAAGAAGGAGTTCGGCAAGGGCGCGATCGAGGGCGTGGCCGGCCCCGAGGCCGCCAACAACGCCGCGTTCTCCGGGGTGCTGATGCCCCTGCTGACGCTGGGCATCCCCACCTCGGCGACGGCCGGTGTGCTGCTGATCGCGTTCCAGATGTACAACGTGCAGCCCGGGCCCCAGCTGTTCGAGACCCAGTCGGCGCTGGTCTGGACGCTGATCGCCAGCCTCTACATCGGCAATGTGATGCTGCTGGTGCTCAACCTGCCGCTGATCCCGCTGTGGGTGAAGCTCCTCCGGCTGCCCCGCCCGCTGCTCACCGCGGGCATCCTGGTCTTCGCCGCCCTGGGGGTGTACGCCCTGTCCCAGAACGCGGTCGACCTCGGCATCGCGGTGCTCTTCGGCCTGTTGGGCTTCGGCATGCGCCGCGCCGGCTATCCCGTCGCCCCACTGATCCTGGGCGCCGTGCTGGGCCCGATGGCGGAGACCCAGTTCCGCCGCGCGATGGCCTTCAGCGAGGGCGACTGGACTATCTTCTTCACCCGCCCGCTCTCCGCCGCGATCCTGTGCCTGTCCCTGATCGCCCTGGCCGGCCCGATGGCCGCCCGCGCGCTGCGCCGGAACCGGGAGCGCGAGCCGGAACCGGCGGGCTGA
- a CDS encoding tripartite tricarboxylate transporter TctB family protein has translation MSARDEAASARDEAASARDEAANPARDATANPAEGSTANDAAASTAPLDERPWSPRIAALLFLAAGVAVLGWAFAIPEGAIDQDVGPRAFPLLVGVGLCVSASVAVVQAFRGSDPALTEQAREEARLTEWRPVAALLALLVGYLFALAPCGYWQSTAVLFALVARVLGSRRLLRDALIGLVLALAVYFLFDRLLGIHLPPGIVGLAF, from the coding sequence ATGAGCGCGCGGGACGAGGCGGCGAGCGCGCGGGACGAGGCGGCGAGCGCGCGGGACGAGGCGGCGAACCCGGCGCGGGACGCCACCGCGAACCCGGCAGAGGGCAGTACGGCGAACGATGCCGCGGCCAGCACGGCCCCGCTCGACGAGCGGCCCTGGAGCCCCCGGATAGCCGCGCTGCTCTTCCTCGCGGCGGGCGTGGCCGTACTGGGCTGGGCCTTCGCCATCCCCGAGGGGGCCATCGACCAGGACGTGGGCCCGCGGGCGTTCCCCCTGCTGGTCGGCGTGGGGCTGTGCGTCTCGGCTTCGGTCGCCGTCGTCCAGGCGTTCCGCGGCAGCGACCCGGCGCTGACCGAGCAGGCGCGCGAGGAGGCCCGGCTGACCGAGTGGCGCCCGGTGGCGGCCCTGCTGGCGCTGCTGGTCGGCTATCTGTTCGCGCTGGCCCCCTGCGGCTACTGGCAGTCGACCGCCGTGCTCTTCGCGCTGGTCGCGCGGGTGCTCGGCAGCCGCCGGCTCCTCCGCGACGCCCTGATCGGCCTGGTGCTCGCGCTGGCCGTGTACTTCCTCTTCGACCGTCTGCTGGGCATCCACCTGCCGCCCGGCATCGTCGGATTGGCGTTCTGA
- a CDS encoding Bug family tripartite tricarboxylate transporter substrate binding protein — protein sequence MPPLLRNGPRLAAVVALVATVSSACTIGSLDDSGAVADYPSRGLSILAPGSVGGGWDSRARGIGSALTSCKTIDEDVTVTNAPGAGGTIGLARMAGREGDPYQLMTMDTVTMIGGAIQNHSPVKLSELTPVAGLTVSTSAIVVPARSPFHDLRSVLAAMRKDPKRTSWVGGSLGGPDHITVAGLAKAEGIPARKVTYVPTGGGGEVLNLLLSGASKVGLSTLTEVRPQIEAGKLRVLAVSGDKAPEGIDAPTLGALGYEDEAVVSVGGVMAPPGLSDDEQRAIVRVVDRMRRTSCWKRALRQNDWKDVWVPGKKYGALIDKQQRQVGQALTAVGLGS from the coding sequence ATGCCTCCTCTCCTCAGGAACGGCCCTCGTCTGGCAGCGGTGGTCGCCCTCGTGGCCACGGTGAGCAGTGCGTGCACCATCGGTTCGCTGGACGACTCGGGCGCCGTCGCCGACTATCCGTCCCGGGGCCTTTCGATCCTCGCTCCCGGGAGCGTCGGCGGCGGCTGGGACTCGCGGGCGCGCGGCATCGGCTCCGCGCTCACCAGCTGCAAGACCATCGACGAGGACGTCACGGTCACCAACGCGCCGGGTGCGGGCGGCACCATCGGGCTCGCCCGGATGGCGGGGCGGGAAGGCGATCCGTACCAGCTGATGACCATGGACACGGTGACCATGATCGGCGGTGCCATCCAGAACCACTCCCCCGTGAAGCTGTCCGAGCTCACCCCCGTCGCGGGGCTCACGGTGAGCACCTCCGCGATCGTGGTGCCCGCCCGCTCCCCCTTCCACGATCTGCGCTCGGTGCTGGCCGCCATGCGGAAGGACCCCAAGCGGACGTCGTGGGTGGGCGGGTCGCTGGGCGGCCCGGACCACATCACGGTGGCCGGGCTCGCCAAGGCCGAGGGCATCCCGGCGCGCAAGGTCACGTATGTGCCCACCGGTGGTGGCGGTGAGGTGCTCAACCTGCTGCTGAGCGGGGCCTCGAAGGTCGGCCTCTCCACGCTGACGGAGGTCCGGCCGCAGATCGAGGCCGGGAAGCTGCGGGTCCTCGCGGTCAGCGGCGACAAGGCTCCCGAGGGCATCGACGCCCCCACCCTCGGCGCACTCGGCTACGAGGACGAGGCCGTGGTGAGCGTCGGCGGGGTCATGGCCCCGCCCGGGCTGAGCGACGACGAACAGCGGGCGATCGTGAGGGTGGTGGACCGGATGCGCCGGACTTCGTGCTGGAAGCGGGCGTTGCGGCAGAACGACTGGAAGGACGTGTGGGTGCCGGGGAAGAAGTACGGCGCCCTGATCGACAAGCAGCAGCGCCAGGTCGGCCAGGCGCTCACGGCCGTGGGACTCGGCTCATGA
- a CDS encoding DUF5937 family protein encodes MPVVIELGSAPEHRISTRLSPLAELCACLHALDGPRHHPASRRWVGAVLHGADERLLERAGGWAPLWGAFRARYLLPLTPGPERELEEELAEVARLDEETFATMTEQALVGKNGHGPGPGHGPGSGHGPGSGYGLGSGARRGGRAPERFLARLRQLSERRFALGLRLLADPSGFRDALLAFLSAVAEEVFEAEWTRLRPALEADARVRSHEHSRYGAAVLAGFPTARMEQDPPRVVFDKLYNARASLADSPCLLVPSLHINPHLAIKHYPGYPVVVQYPVRDGAGAEPTALDVVMRGLRALDEPLRIRMCRALLRQSMTTTELATQFEMTPPQMSRHLRKLREAGMVHTHREGARVHYQLDEAAVRNLGVDLLSALHR; translated from the coding sequence ATGCCCGTCGTGATCGAGCTGGGGTCCGCCCCGGAGCACCGCATCAGCACCCGGCTGTCCCCGCTCGCCGAGCTGTGCGCCTGTCTGCACGCGTTGGACGGACCACGCCACCATCCGGCCAGCAGGCGCTGGGTGGGTGCGGTCCTGCATGGCGCGGACGAGCGGCTGCTGGAGCGGGCCGGCGGGTGGGCGCCGCTGTGGGGCGCCTTCCGCGCCCGCTATCTGCTGCCCCTCACCCCGGGCCCGGAGCGCGAGCTGGAGGAGGAGCTGGCGGAGGTGGCGCGGCTGGACGAGGAGACGTTCGCGACCATGACCGAACAGGCGCTCGTCGGCAAGAACGGCCACGGCCCGGGGCCCGGGCATGGTCCGGGGTCCGGTCATGGCCCCGGCTCCGGCTACGGCCTGGGCTCCGGGGCCCGGCGCGGCGGCCGCGCGCCGGAGCGCTTCCTGGCCCGGCTGCGGCAGCTCTCCGAGCGCCGGTTCGCCCTGGGGCTGCGGCTGCTTGCCGATCCCTCCGGATTCCGCGACGCCCTCCTCGCCTTCCTGTCAGCCGTGGCCGAGGAGGTCTTCGAGGCGGAGTGGACGCGGCTGCGCCCCGCCCTGGAGGCCGACGCCCGGGTCCGCTCCCATGAACACTCCCGCTACGGCGCTGCGGTGCTGGCCGGGTTCCCCACCGCCCGTATGGAGCAGGACCCGCCCCGGGTGGTCTTCGACAAGCTCTACAACGCGCGGGCCAGCCTCGCCGACAGTCCCTGTCTGCTGGTGCCGTCGCTGCACATCAACCCGCATCTCGCGATCAAGCACTACCCCGGCTACCCGGTCGTGGTGCAGTACCCGGTGCGCGACGGGGCGGGCGCGGAACCGACCGCCCTGGACGTGGTGATGCGCGGGCTGCGGGCGCTGGACGAGCCGCTGCGCATCCGGATGTGCCGGGCGCTGCTGCGGCAGTCGATGACGACGACGGAGCTGGCCACCCAGTTCGAGATGACGCCGCCGCAGATGTCGCGGCATCTGCGCAAGCTGCGGGAGGCCGGAATGGTGCACACCCACCGGGAGGGGGCGCGGGTGCACTACCAGCTGGACGAGGCGGCGGTGCGCAACCTCGGCGTCGACCTGCTCTCCGCGCTGCACCGCTGA
- a CDS encoding poly aspartic acid hydrolase, which translates to MTTPRVKTTKAFYRTGSTTWFASRQDQRFSYGLHIPSVHETTDTPLPLMVIQHGTGRTASQYRDAMAEFSERHGCVVLTPMFPAGIDDPEDLHNFKFIEYRGIRYDEQLLAIVAEAGERFHIDTERFLLQGFSGGGQFAHRFLYLHPDRLCGVSIGAPGRVTLIDPDREWWLGTKGFEQRFGAPLRLEDIRKVPVHMVVGAEDTETWEINNPGDSNWMDGADAVGRTRVERITALRDNYTELGVDVTLDIVPGVGHRGMGVLDAVRRFAERVLPRVV; encoded by the coding sequence GTGACCACCCCCCGCGTCAAGACCACCAAGGCGTTCTACCGCACCGGCTCCACCACCTGGTTCGCCTCCCGGCAGGACCAGCGGTTCTCGTACGGCCTGCACATCCCGTCCGTCCACGAGACCACCGACACCCCGCTGCCGCTCATGGTGATCCAGCACGGCACCGGGCGCACCGCGTCCCAGTACCGGGACGCGATGGCCGAGTTCTCCGAGCGGCACGGCTGTGTCGTGCTCACCCCGATGTTCCCGGCGGGCATCGACGACCCGGAGGACCTGCACAACTTCAAGTTCATCGAGTACCGCGGCATCCGCTACGACGAGCAACTGCTCGCGATCGTGGCCGAGGCGGGGGAGCGGTTCCACATCGACACCGAGCGCTTTCTGCTGCAGGGCTTCTCGGGCGGCGGGCAGTTCGCGCACCGCTTCCTGTATCTGCACCCGGACCGGCTGTGCGGAGTGTCCATCGGCGCGCCCGGCCGGGTCACGCTGATCGACCCGGACCGCGAGTGGTGGCTGGGTACGAAGGGGTTCGAGCAGCGCTTCGGGGCGCCGCTGCGGCTCGAGGACATCCGTAAGGTGCCCGTGCACATGGTGGTCGGGGCGGAGGACACCGAGACCTGGGAGATCAACAACCCCGGTGACTCCAACTGGATGGACGGCGCCGACGCCGTCGGGCGCACCCGCGTGGAGCGCATCACCGCGCTCCGGGACAACTACACCGAGCTGGGCGTCGACGTCACCCTCGACATCGTGCCCGGGGTCGGGCACCGGGGGATGGGGGTGCTGGACGCGGTCCGGCGCTTCGCGGAGCGGGTCCTTCCGCGCGTCGTCTGA
- a CDS encoding amino acid permease, with translation MSAQPATTPEQQRPPGDPGSPDGLKPGLKNRHLSMIAIGGVIGAGLFVGSSAGIAKAGPGILVSYALVGLMVVFVMRMLGEMSAANPTSGSFSAYADRALGRWAGFSIGWLYWFFWVVVLAVEATAGAKILEGWWPAVPQWGWALIVMLVLTATNLVSVGSYGEFEFWFAGIKVVAIGAFIVIGGLAVFGLLPHSNNEGAGLGHLTDSGGFLPNGPGAILTGILLVVFSFMGSEIVTLAAGESENPRRAVTKATNSVIWRIAVFYLGSIFVVVTLLPWDSKAIADKGSYVAALDSIGIPHAGDIMNVIVLTAVLSCLNSGLYTASRMAFSLGQRGDAPAAFARTNSRGVPQAAILGSVVFGFVAVWFNYQWPDTVFTFLLNSSGAVALFVWLVICFSQLRMRGMILRENPEKLIVRMWLFPYLTWATIAMISFVLVYMLTDKDGREQVILSALVAVLVVALALVKDRLTAGRSTAPAASSDPAPKERAAP, from the coding sequence ATGAGCGCACAACCTGCGACCACGCCGGAGCAGCAGCGGCCCCCCGGCGACCCGGGCTCGCCCGACGGCCTCAAGCCGGGGCTCAAGAACCGCCATCTTTCGATGATCGCGATCGGCGGCGTGATCGGCGCCGGCCTGTTCGTCGGCTCCAGTGCGGGTATCGCCAAGGCCGGCCCCGGCATTCTCGTCTCGTATGCGCTGGTCGGCCTCATGGTCGTCTTCGTCATGCGGATGCTCGGCGAGATGTCCGCCGCCAATCCCACCTCCGGCTCCTTCTCCGCCTACGCCGACCGGGCGCTCGGCCGCTGGGCCGGTTTTTCCATCGGCTGGCTGTACTGGTTCTTCTGGGTCGTGGTGCTGGCGGTCGAGGCCACCGCCGGCGCCAAGATCCTCGAGGGCTGGTGGCCGGCCGTCCCGCAGTGGGGCTGGGCCCTGATCGTGATGCTGGTGCTCACCGCGACCAACCTGGTCTCGGTCGGCTCCTACGGTGAATTCGAGTTCTGGTTCGCCGGGATCAAGGTCGTGGCGATCGGCGCGTTCATCGTGATCGGCGGGCTCGCGGTCTTCGGGCTGCTGCCGCATTCGAACAACGAGGGTGCGGGCCTGGGCCACCTCACCGACAGCGGCGGCTTCCTGCCGAACGGGCCGGGCGCCATCCTCACCGGCATACTTCTGGTGGTCTTCTCCTTCATGGGCAGCGAGATCGTCACCCTCGCGGCCGGTGAGTCCGAGAACCCGCGGCGGGCGGTCACCAAGGCCACCAACAGCGTGATCTGGCGTATCGCGGTCTTCTACCTGGGCTCGATCTTCGTCGTGGTCACCCTGCTGCCCTGGGACTCCAAGGCGATCGCCGACAAGGGCAGTTACGTCGCGGCGCTCGACTCGATCGGCATACCGCACGCCGGCGACATCATGAACGTGATCGTGCTGACCGCCGTGCTCTCGTGTCTGAACTCCGGCCTCTACACCGCCTCCCGCATGGCCTTCTCGCTCGGCCAGCGCGGCGACGCCCCGGCCGCCTTCGCCCGCACCAACTCCCGCGGCGTCCCGCAGGCCGCGATCCTCGGGTCGGTCGTCTTCGGCTTCGTCGCGGTGTGGTTCAACTACCAGTGGCCGGACACCGTCTTCACGTTCCTGCTGAACTCCTCGGGTGCGGTCGCGCTCTTCGTATGGCTGGTCATCTGCTTCAGCCAGCTGCGGATGCGCGGGATGATCCTGCGCGAGAACCCCGAGAAGCTGATCGTCCGGATGTGGCTCTTCCCGTACCTGACCTGGGCGACGATCGCGATGATCTCGTTCGTCCTGGTCTACATGCTCACCGACAAGGACGGGCGCGAGCAGGTGATCCTCTCCGCGCTGGTGGCCGTGCTCGTGGTGGCCCTCGCCCTGGTCAAGGACCGCCTCACCGCCGGCCGCTCCACCGCCCCGGCCGCCTCCTCGGACCCCGCCCCCAAGGAGCGGGCGGCCCCGTAG
- a CDS encoding ribose-5-phosphate isomerase, translated as MRVYLGSDHAGFEFKNHLVEWLKAAGHEPVDCGPHIYDAQDDYPPFCLRAAERTAADPRSLGIVIGGSGNGEQIAANKVKGVRAALAWSEETAALGREHNDANVVSVGARMHTQDEATKFVEIFLNTPYSGEERHTRRIEMLNGYETTGELPPIPAHHPQGD; from the coding sequence ATGCGCGTGTACCTCGGCTCCGACCATGCCGGTTTCGAATTCAAGAACCACCTCGTGGAGTGGCTCAAGGCGGCCGGCCATGAGCCCGTCGACTGCGGCCCGCACATCTACGACGCCCAGGACGACTACCCGCCGTTCTGCCTGCGCGCCGCGGAGCGGACCGCCGCCGACCCGCGGAGCCTCGGCATCGTCATCGGCGGATCCGGCAATGGTGAGCAGATCGCGGCGAACAAGGTCAAGGGGGTGCGCGCGGCACTGGCCTGGAGCGAGGAGACCGCGGCCCTCGGCCGTGAGCACAACGACGCCAATGTGGTCAGCGTCGGCGCCCGGATGCACACCCAGGACGAGGCCACCAAGTTTGTCGAGATTTTCCTGAACACCCCGTACTCGGGCGAGGAGCGGCACACCCGCCGTATCGAGATGCTCAACGGTTACGAGACCACCGGCGAGCTGCCGCCCATCCCGGCCCATCACCCGCAAGGCGACTGA
- a CDS encoding Fpg/Nei family DNA glycosylase, with amino-acid sequence MPEGHTIHRLAADHLETFGGRPVRATSPQGKFADGAGLIDGQPLSHAEAHGKHLFLDFAATGWVHVHLGLFGTYAFGPAPAPPPTDTVRLRLANPEGYADLRGPAACALITDGEKQVIHDRLGPDPLRPADDGERAWARISRSRVSVAALLMDQKVISGVGNVYRAEVLFRHRVDPYRPGRALTRAEWDAIWADLVALMREGVRNNRIDTVRPEHTPEAMGRPPRVDDHGGEVYVYRRAGQPCHICGGEIRTADLAARNLFWCPDCQRA; translated from the coding sequence ATGCCCGAAGGGCACACCATCCACCGGCTGGCCGCCGACCACCTCGAGACCTTCGGCGGCCGGCCCGTCCGGGCCACCAGCCCACAGGGGAAGTTCGCCGACGGTGCCGGGCTGATCGACGGCCAGCCGCTGAGCCACGCCGAGGCGCACGGCAAGCACCTCTTCCTGGACTTCGCGGCCACCGGCTGGGTCCACGTCCACCTGGGGCTCTTCGGTACGTACGCCTTCGGCCCGGCCCCCGCCCCGCCGCCCACCGACACCGTCCGACTGCGGCTGGCCAACCCCGAGGGGTACGCGGATCTGCGCGGCCCGGCCGCCTGCGCCCTGATCACCGATGGCGAGAAGCAGGTGATCCACGACCGGCTGGGCCCCGATCCGCTGCGCCCGGCGGACGACGGCGAGCGGGCCTGGGCCCGGATCTCCCGCAGCCGGGTCAGCGTGGCCGCGCTGCTCATGGACCAGAAGGTGATCTCCGGGGTCGGGAACGTCTACCGCGCCGAGGTGCTCTTCCGGCACCGGGTCGACCCCTACCGGCCCGGCCGTGCGCTGACCCGCGCCGAATGGGACGCGATATGGGCCGATCTGGTGGCGCTGATGCGCGAGGGCGTGCGGAACAACCGGATCGACACGGTCCGCCCCGAGCACACCCCCGAGGCGATGGGCCGCCCGCCGCGCGTGGACGACCACGGCGGCGAGGTCTATGTCTACCGGCGCGCCGGACAGCCCTGCCACATCTGTGGTGGCGAGATCCGCACCGCCGATCTCGCCGCCCGCAATCTCTTCTGGTGCCCTGACTGCCAGCGAGCCTGA
- a CDS encoding GNAT family N-acetyltransferase, which translates to MRTELRVLDPSIWDDWYGKLVLAFGGVPEAPEESALWRELTECERSIGAWDGTDIVGTAGLFSFRLSVPGGGIVPAAGVTMVSVQATHRRRGVLRAMMRRQLDDIRAAGDEPLAVLTASEPDIYGRFGYGAATQNAYAEIDTTQVRLTVPEGAGDVRLRAVPLESAVEACEAVYARRVRTRPGMLERIPGWERVPLLDPPGDREGASPLRCVLAESGGEVSGYVRFAVKPDWDLAGPKGTVVLRDLEARDPASYAALWRFLFDLDLTSVIRTGSRPVDDPWQLLVSDIRRCALRLRDSLFVRLVDVGAALEARAYTTPVETVLEVTDPFCPWNEGRWRLSGDAKGASCERTDDAADLRLGVRDLGAAYLGGVPLTALAGAGRVQEARQGALTEATTAFATPVAPWLPHGF; encoded by the coding sequence ATGAGGACTGAGCTGCGCGTGCTCGACCCATCGATTTGGGATGATTGGTACGGAAAACTGGTACTCGCGTTCGGAGGAGTTCCCGAAGCGCCGGAGGAATCCGCGCTCTGGCGGGAGTTGACCGAATGCGAGCGCTCGATCGGCGCCTGGGACGGCACCGACATCGTCGGCACGGCGGGGCTGTTCAGCTTCCGGCTGTCGGTCCCGGGCGGCGGGATCGTCCCCGCGGCCGGGGTCACGATGGTGAGCGTGCAGGCCACGCACCGGCGGCGCGGGGTGCTCCGGGCCATGATGCGGCGGCAGTTGGACGACATCCGCGCGGCGGGCGATGAGCCGCTGGCCGTTCTGACCGCGTCGGAACCGGACATCTACGGACGGTTCGGCTATGGCGCGGCCACGCAGAACGCCTACGCCGAGATCGACACCACTCAGGTGCGGCTGACCGTCCCCGAAGGCGCCGGCGACGTACGGCTGCGCGCCGTGCCCCTGGAGTCCGCCGTCGAGGCGTGCGAGGCCGTCTACGCACGGCGGGTGCGCACGCGGCCGGGCATGCTGGAGCGGATCCCGGGCTGGGAGCGGGTGCCGCTGCTGGACCCGCCGGGCGACCGCGAGGGGGCGTCCCCGCTGCGCTGTGTGCTGGCCGAGTCGGGCGGCGAGGTCAGCGGCTATGTACGGTTCGCGGTCAAGCCCGACTGGGATCTGGCCGGGCCGAAGGGCACGGTCGTCCTGCGCGACCTGGAGGCCCGGGATCCGGCGTCCTACGCGGCGCTGTGGCGCTTCCTCTTCGACCTCGACCTGACCTCGGTGATCCGGACCGGCTCCCGCCCGGTCGACGATCCCTGGCAGCTCCTCGTCTCGGACATCCGGCGGTGCGCCCTGAGGCTGCGCGACTCGCTCTTCGTCCGTCTGGTGGACGTGGGGGCGGCGCTCGAGGCGCGGGCGTACACGACGCCCGTGGAGACCGTCCTGGAGGTCACGGACCCCTTCTGTCCCTGGAACGAGGGACGCTGGCGGCTGAGCGGCGACGCCAAGGGCGCCTCCTGCGAGCGCACGGACGACGCCGCCGATCTCCGGCTGGGCGTGCGGGACCTGGGAGCGGCGTACCTCGGCGGTGTCCCGCTGACCGCGCTGGCGGGTGCGGGGCGCGTCCAGGAGGCCCGTCAGGGCGCCCTTACGGAGGCCACGACCGCGTTCGCGACCCCGGTCGCGCCGTGGCTGCCCCACGGCTTCTGA
- a CDS encoding PP2C family protein-serine/threonine phosphatase: MTGGVDTPWARMRRVLHRARTGVRKAGVDYFRGEGSDRLALTALLLGVPAIAGGTIAQPDWCSPSALVLPIVAGGLLLRPASLLALYAAAATALIVESAVLGPYTEEDASSRVTPGTILVVAAVGFFGLLIAQFRSRVGVPWRRGGTMLFDLRERIRVQSKLPNLPRGWHREMALRPAGGQSFSGDFVVAARTGGGRTLEVVLTDVSGKGMDAASRALLLSGAFGGLLGSLPPHGFLPAANGYLLRQDWDEGFATSIHLVLDLDSGDFELFSAGHLPALQLSAGTGKWEEKSADGPLLGVYDGAQFDPTKGTLRPGDVLMLFTDGLVETADRDISEGIDRLTGEADRYVGSGFHGAAWHLIETVAKDVNDDRALLLICRQ, encoded by the coding sequence ATGACTGGCGGCGTGGACACTCCGTGGGCCCGGATGCGCAGAGTTCTGCACCGGGCTCGCACAGGCGTGCGCAAAGCCGGAGTGGACTACTTCCGGGGTGAGGGCTCCGACCGGCTCGCCCTGACCGCGCTGCTCCTCGGCGTCCCCGCCATCGCCGGAGGCACCATCGCCCAGCCCGACTGGTGCTCCCCGTCCGCCCTCGTCCTGCCCATCGTCGCGGGCGGGCTGCTGCTGCGCCCCGCCAGTCTGCTCGCCCTGTACGCGGCGGCCGCCACGGCCCTGATCGTGGAGTCCGCCGTGCTCGGCCCGTACACCGAGGAGGACGCCTCCTCCCGGGTCACCCCCGGCACCATCCTGGTCGTCGCCGCCGTCGGCTTCTTCGGCCTCCTGATCGCCCAGTTCCGCAGCCGCGTCGGCGTGCCCTGGCGGCGCGGCGGCACCATGCTCTTCGACCTGCGCGAGCGCATCCGCGTCCAGAGCAAGCTGCCCAACCTGCCGCGCGGCTGGCACCGCGAGATGGCGCTGCGCCCGGCCGGCGGGCAGTCCTTCTCCGGTGACTTCGTCGTGGCCGCCCGCACCGGCGGCGGCCGCACCCTCGAGGTCGTCCTCACCGACGTCTCCGGCAAGGGCATGGACGCCGCCTCGCGCGCCCTGCTGCTCTCCGGCGCCTTCGGCGGCCTCCTCGGCTCGCTGCCCCCGCACGGCTTCCTCCCGGCCGCCAACGGCTATCTCCTGCGCCAGGACTGGGACGAGGGCTTCGCGACCTCCATCCATCTCGTCCTCGACCTCGACAGCGGCGACTTCGAGCTCTTCTCCGCCGGACATCTGCCCGCGCTCCAGCTGAGCGCGGGCACCGGCAAGTGGGAGGAGAAGTCCGCCGACGGCCCGCTGCTGGGCGTCTACGACGGCGCCCAATTCGACCCCACCAAGGGCACGCTGCGGCCCGGCGACGTCCTGATGCTCTTCACCGACGGCCTCGTGGAGACCGCCGACCGGGACATCAGCGAGGGCATCGACCGCCTCACCGGCGAGGCGGACCGCTACGTCGGCTCCGGCTTCCACGGCGCGGCCTGGCACCTGATCGAGACGGTCGCGAAGGACGTCAACGACGACCGCGCCCTGCTGCTGATCTGCCGCCAGTAA